The Manihot esculenta cultivar AM560-2 chromosome 8, M.esculenta_v8, whole genome shotgun sequence genomic interval CATTTTCGGAaaccgaaagtcacccaccttcggaagtactttcggaagccgaaagtctgctccagagccgaaagtccagcctccgaaactaagcttaggcggccgaaagtccccccgaacagtctcttccttattcaagaaaccaaatcttgaagatcacatgttttccacttcatgccatgcacattcaaaattcaaaacaagactccaccttcctctttagtgcatgaagaaCTTTTTGAATACACCTTGGGCAACaacaaagaccaaaaagtccttgcaactccacacaaggCACATACAAGACCAAGAGCACTTTGGGTAAATCTCTAAAAGATgtatggacacccaagaaaccctaggcagcctctcaacacttatttaaaggccttaAGAATACAAGAAGAGAGacaattcaactctccaaattcggccaagcaagggcagccacactccaaggcTTTTCCATCAAATCGgttcctctttcttcttcttttcttttactttctgttttggttcagtcatgagtggctgaaacccttattctagttgaagtttggttgaaactaaggttgtttaaagggttgtgagatctgaacataaagtgtttgcttttgatttgttcaatattcatgcaattgtgtgcttaaatctaagattgctttgttgttttgatcaaattggccacttgattcttgattgcaaagttaattgattgttagttgggatatttgttagtccgcaATTACAATTTTACATgcgaaaataaatttatattagaaTGTAATACACATAAAATataatctgaattaaattttataaatatatcacAAATTATCACAAAATTTTAACTCAAcgaaaaatttttcataaaataaaaatatatttagtctCATTTACTcttattaatttgaatttaagataaaattattattattattatgagcgACAAAACAGAATAGGAATAAAAACAATTTCATTAAATGAAAAAACGTgcactataaaaaattaaaaatttttgtaCTAACAAGGGCAAGACAAAAATAAACCTGTCACATATTTACAAATAAATCATTCTTGAACTTCCTTAGAGGAAGTAAGTTCACCGGCGAGGGTAGGCTAGACTCCGAAAATGGAGGAGGGAGTACGAGCAATCATGACAGTCGTGTCTGCAATAATAACATCTCTCAAAGGAGAAATTTGGGCATTTATGATCCCTAGAGCAGTGGAATTAGCAATCATTTGACCAGCCAAATCACTATCTTTCTCTAGGACACCTCGAGAAGAGGAAACAAGAGTTTTGAAAGTTGAGGCCCTAGAGACAGGGGTTTTAGTAGGCTTCTCAATTGACAAGTCGTCAGGGCCATACTGTACCTCTTACCGTCAGAATCGCACTCAGTCAGTCGAAGAGCACTAAGAGATTTGCTTGGTTCATCACGACCAGCCTTTAGCCCCCAAATTATAGCCACTAGTGTAAAAACACATGGCAAAATTAAGAATACTAGACTTGTGCTCATCAAACTGTAGATATTTTCGATACATAGTTCTGACAACGCCTTCAGTCTTCTTGTGCATATCCATTATAGCTACCTCATACTCTTTATAATGAGTAGAGAGCTCGGTCACCTCCAGCTTATACTGATTTTTCATAACTTCACTGGTGCGAGCATCATCCCGAGACCTTTCCAAATGATGATGAGCCTGCTTCAGATCCTCGGACATCTTCACAAGCTTACCCTTGAGATGGGTAGTCCATAAGAGCAAACCCTTAATTTTTAGCTTCACATCAGCTTGGGCCTAGGACAACCGAGCTATCGCCTTAGACTGCTCTTTGGCCAATTGGCTCTCCAGATGAGCAACCTAGTCATTCTAAAGATGACTCTACTTGAGTAACTCATTGAATTTTCTCACCTCAGTCTCGTGTTCCCCTTTTAGTAAGGCAGTAACACGAGCAGCCTCCTCTTACCTAACCCTCTTGGTTTCGACACGAGCAACCTCCTAAGCACCCCTCATCTTCTCTCCAGCTCAATAAGAGCATTAGGACCTGAAAACATGAACAAACAATTAGCACGACAACAAAGGCATGAGTCAGCCAAATAAGTAAAGAGAGAAGGTACTAGGAGGACTTGTCTTTTGGAGTCAGCAAAAAGCTCCTCAATAGGCTTCGAGTTGCTAGCCTCTAACTATGCACTGGACTTCACCAGATGAAAAAATGTCCTCAAGAGTCAAGGATCGCCGATATCAGGAGAAGACCCAAAGACATGATTACGGAGAAGCTCCACAATAGAAGTGGGGGTCAACTCTTGATTCAAGGTATAAGCAATTCTCGACTCATGGGGAAGCAGAGTTTGAGGTAGCTCTATACTGCCATTAGTAGACAAGCTCCCCTTACCTCCCCTTACCGTGTCAGAGACGCTTTTTGTGCGACTGCCTATGGAGACtcctgtaatatccggctaaacTCTGGTGTCAGAATTCAAACTTTTCAATGAATCTCTattggaatccagaatctcgaaactgaaatttttagaagggtaaaatatagtttttataaaatgaatttgaagcaTTTTATGACGTGTTAAAAAAAAAGGGTTTTTCAAGTCACCAAaattcggctgtcgaacctctCATGTTCGGCCATTGAACATGAGCTAGCAGACCCAACTATAAAAGGTCCGAACCCGATTTTTTGAGAAAAGTTTTCATCTCTTCTTCAGGTAGAGGTGAGTCTGAGACCTTTTGATATTTTTTGCTTCAAGTTTTATAAAATCCTTTGTTAATCCATGACTTTACCATTTTTTTGAAGAATCAAAGTCATCTTTTCAAGTTTTAGCTGTGGGATCTTCAGATCTCATCCCTCCTCTTCCTGAAATCTCTTCTTTGTTGTTGTGTTGGTATTTCCAGACAGAGGTAAGTCTAGTCCTCACCTCTCTTCTATTGTTGGAGGTTTTTTAAAAGAGGCGTTAGTTGTTGCTATGGGTTGTTGAGGCATGCAAGATAGTTCTTAAGTTTCAGAGCTTAAGTTTTTAGTTGATGATGGATGATCTTTCTTGTTTTGTTAATGCATGTTGAGATTAGGTTAGCTTTAAGTGTCCCTTATGTGTGTTGAGTGTATATAGTTATTTTAGGCTTCCGCTTGTATGTTTGGAAGTGTTTTGATGGCTGTGGATTTAAGGTAGAATCgggaggttcagccgccgaacctacctgtggaggcaaccttttggccgcctaacctgcctccgaaagtttgaCCTTTGGATCTGTAAAGAGACTTTAGGTCgtcgaacttgccgccgaaagtcctctatCCAGTCTTTTTCAACTTGTTTTCTACATGTGTTCTTGTATAAGTCCCCTATCCAACCTTTTTCAGCTTGTTTTCTACATGTGTTCTTGTATATTTATAGGGATTTCTTGAGGTAGTTTTAAGTGTTATAAAGTTATGTTTAGACCTTCATttaagtccatttgtgtaggatcggacttgaaAGAGCATAGAGACTTGCAGTGAGATAACGGCTTCAGAGTTAGGCGTGTGTCAGCTAAATGTGAGTATAACTgaactaaactattattttaaagtaatcaaacattttgagcatgctcatgcatcacgaatatcatatatatatgattaagttgtttgcattagaatacacgattatgatgcattgcataatttattattgttgtagatgaatgttgaatggcCCACTAGCTTTTGAGTATATTATAATATGTTATGATGGATATGAAAAAACCAggacttgcccattctacgctcctgacactatgtaaaggaaagaccagggttgTTCATTCTATACCCCTAACATTATGAATATGTTATATTACGTTTAAGAGAAAGTTCTGAGGAGCATCTATTGTGGACCGAGCACTATTGGAATTatggagggttactggtgacaagtccattttgatgtgaattgtctgtatTGTGATACATTCACAcagatcatatgttttattaaactgcttttgtttatatttatgcTCACTAGACTCTTATAACTTATCTATTTCTCCTAACCCCAGATTTGCAAGACCAAAGTTAGTTCAGGAGGTTAGCAAAATTGTTTGGTATATTTAATATAACAGTATAGCTGTGgacatttaataatttatggattagaattgtgttttgtctaaatttctttttataattttttatttatgattttttatgtaaaaatttgaaaatttaagttATATTTAACCAAATTTAAGGCATATAATGTTGATTATAATGAAACATTTGATGAGAattctttaaattatttctttatttttaaaatataatcctTATTTGTTATGAAATTTATCGCtggtttattttattatatttttaaaattattatctcaaTTTTTCGACTTCtagtattaaaataaatatccaaattttaacaatttgaaCCATCAATtcagttttttgttttattaaaaaaattaaactctaaTCTCCAAGACATTTTCATATATGTTTTGTTAATTCACTATTTATAACAATTATTATAgaactaaaaataaatcaaaattgtttattttaaattttagcattCGAAATATAGCATGAAGTAATGAAAATGACCACAAATGTGGAAAAATTCAGGCAGGCATATACATCCAACTTGCGCCCGTTTCCATGGTTACAGTTGAGAGCCCACCAAATTGATAGCTCCATCATACCAAACCCATCCAATCCATTAATTAGATCCTTTGTTTAGGCTTTAGCAGACACCACTCATCCACCCTCACCATCAAATAACACATTTGCCCTCCCTAAAGGAGAAGACCCATAAACCAGACAAATCAATGAACAGAAAATACTCAAAGGAAAGCTATATACATATAGTAATAACTACATTAACACACCATCACATGATCTATGCTCACAAAGTTACAGTCCATCTCATGAACACTAGAGCTAAACATCCCAAAAAAGGCAGAAAGTCTAAACTACTGCAAATGAACATATCACAATCCAAATTAACAGGCATAGCTACACTGACAACACTAAGTTTACATAAGCCGGATAAAGATCCAGATGTCTCATATTTCACACGTTGTAAGGAGGAGGAGGACTCCTGGGTCCAACCTCGCTTGCCTTCTCGTACGCATCCGATGTCGATCTTCTTCGAAACCGAAATGACTCTCtgcctccttttttttttataaacaccaaaagaaaagctcatcagCTATATGACGAGTAAATCATCTTAAACAAGGTTACAATTTGTAACAAGTTTCATCAATTTAGGTCGAGATTATAGTACCTaagactaaaaaaaaaattagcatcATAAGTTGTCATCTCATCCATTGAACACCATGGATTACATTTGTACCAAACTACAGAAGACTGGGATAAACCAACTAATTGACTCTCAAAAGTAATTTGATCTAGATAATTTCATATTATCATATAGTTTCAACAGGGTtaaatcttttcttttttcaaaaaataattaaaaaaaaaattaattaacaattcAAGTAACCATACTTGGTTTAAAAGGGGTATGGTTATCCTGAGCCGGCCAAAACCCATGCATAGACAAAGCATAAGTGCACGTCAACGACGACCTAGCTAAAATGTCACTATCCAAATTCCAAAGcagcaaagcaataatttacCTAATTGTCATTACCCAATTGCCAAGCAGCCCAAAATGACAAAACTGACTGTAGACATTTCTAGATACACCTAGCTCCAGTTTCTTAGGAGAGGGCATTTTAGGCATTTGGTAAAAAGACCAGGGACTTAATTGTCATTCTATAGATCGAGGACAAACCATACCAGAGAAAGGGGATACCGGAGGAGTAGAGCCAGCGGGTGAAACCGGTGGAGAATTCTGGTATCCAGGCGGTTTTACTATCATGATACTGCGCGTAACTCTCATCACCTCCTCGGATGCTTCGTCAGCGCTCGATCTCGTGGTTCGACCATCGGATTCTGATCCACAAGGAAAGGAGATGTTAGAATCTAGAACTGCCGATCGGCAGAAACAAATCACCCGACGTTCAATCAAAAGGATCCATTTAATTAGTCTCAAAATAGTTAACTAATTAAGTATACTTCTGCGAGTGATCTTGGTTAAAACAAAACATCCAGGACAATAGATTGGATCATTAAGGTCTGATAATCACTAGATAATATGGGAAGTGAACTCCTCAAATGGAAATATGAAGCTGCGTTCTCCCATTAAGGTGAATTCAGGTTTCCCGATTTAGATAAACACTTCTAAATAATATTGTTTAgcaaatttaaagttttatacATCTTCCGCCATGGGCCTAAGTGAGCAAAACACTTCCGTACCCTTGCCGGAGTTTGACCGGAAATTGAAGGTGGGATGCTTCCGCAGCTTGCCGAGGCCGTTCTCTGGTCGAGGCCCCGCCACGGTGTCGTCCCACAGCTGGTCGAGAAGGCCCATGGCGCACGTTAGAATTCTGCAACTATTTTAGCAGAAAATGAGCGTACATCAACCTCAATAGCCAGCATAAGAGTGAGCAAGAAACGGTGCAGACATTTAAGGAAGACTGAGGCGTTAAACTTCGAACAAGTCTCCTGCTTGATGCGTTTCTGATCCGTTGATCGAAATATGTTGCTATTGGAATGACGTGGCAAGTTGGTATAACATTAATTAATGTATTATTACAagatcaattttaataattataattttacagGGGTATTCTGGACATTTTATTGGACCATTTCTggacatatatttatataattagttttttattttatacaaaacaattatacattatcattcttaaatataaattaagaaaaaataattataggtTAATCCGATTacttatgtaaatatttatacaagaaataaaaaaataattacaaaaagTTCATAATATTTTCACAAATTACCttttaatattgtaattttttttggtcatttatttatttatttatttatttattttattttttgaaatgagaATCGAAAATTGAGAGAGTAAAACTTAAAATCTCCTTATATTAAGTTTAGATTTACTCAAATACATTTACGATCAGACTTacgaattatttatattaatttattattatatattacttatacataaaataaatatggatTGTATAATTTTATGGAAACAATGTAAAAGAAAGAATGAAATATAGAAAATGTGTGAGAGCATATTACAAGAGAAGGTATTATGCAACTTTTTATAGAAAGGAAAATTATTCACTACAAGAATTTTCCGGATTAGTAATGGTTTTTTCCGTTATTAATCAATGAAAATTCTGTTACTCTGAATCTCGTTGCTAATGCAATAGTAACCGATTagtaatccgttactaattttataacagatttagtaacagatttgtaatgaaatttagtaacggattcaaaatccgttactaatttaataaaaattttaaaaaatatataaatatataaatatatataaattaaatccattactaaatttagtaacggataaaaatccgttactaatttaataaaataaaaataaaaaatatattaaatttatatttcattattaaatttgtagttaatttttaaaaaatatttaaaaaattatattaatttattaatttatttcattatattttacattaaataataatttaattatggtaaactattaattttttcattgtattttacattaaatattaactttaatattttaaattttattaattttataagaaaattcttacaaaattacatgagaaaaatctaaaaaatgaaaaagtgtgagagaatagaaaaaaaatgagatataaaagaaaaaataagaaaaaaaaagaaaatagaagaaaatagtgataaaaataaagagagaataaggaaaagggggaaattaaagaaaatgagaaaaaaggaagaaaaaaagagagaaaagaaaagaaaatgagagaaagatgaagaaaaaatgaagaaaaataaatagaaaatgaagatatagaaaagaatgaaagaaaaaagttagagtatatatatgagagaaaagaaagtaaatgaatgaataatgaaAGAAGAAGGAAGGgaaaaatgatagaaagtgagagaaaataaaaaaaagggaagaaaatgaaagaaaatagaagaaaatgaaaaaaaaaatatgaaagaaaataaagaaaatgaaacaaaaattaagagataaaaggaagattaaaattgaaaaaaaattgaagagaaaatggaagaaaataattgagaGAAGAAAATAACATAAGGGAAAAATGAAGGAATGATGAGAGAATAAATGAAAGAAATGAAGGGAGatgagagaagaaaataagataaGGGGAAAATGAAGGAATGAGGAGAGAAGGGGAGAAAGAAAGTGAATGAAATAAAGAGAGATAAAATGGGTGAGTATAAATACgcgaattagtaacggatttagtaacggattagtaatggattgaatctgttactaaattttaaaaaaaaatgcgggtaacttaaaataaaaggcggtattattctccaaattttaATAACGAAtttcttaatccgttactaatttttagattagtaacggattcaaTAATAGATTTGTTTCGttactaaattaaaaataaaaaggcgggattttaaaataaaagcgcggtattttattttctaaaatttagtaacggattatagaatccgttactaattttcgaTTCAGTAACGTATTTAATAACATATTATATCAGTTACtaacttaaaaagaaaatatgaaatttcaaaaaataaaaagtcaattttttgttaaaaaaatagtaatggatttaatccgttactaattatatAATAGATTACATTCCCTTATTAAATCTGTtactattttattcatttaatttatttatttagtaatcgatttagtaataaatttagtaacagattaagatctgttactaatttttagttaatttagtaacggatttataacggatttataacggatttcaaaatcaattattaaatttgtaaataatttatgcagtaacagatttagtaacggatttgttaatccgttattaaataagaaaaattagtaacggaatataaaatttgttactaatccgttacaaaTTTGTAACGGATTTAAATCCATTACTAATATCGGTTACTATTCCGACAGATTTTTGTAGTGATTTAAATTCGGtgtaaaatcaaaatataatagttgtgataaatttatataaaaataatatttatgtattttttcttaaatttataataaacttaaatataaataaaaaattttctttttggtttttaaaattaatctcaaaatttatttcctacagctcaattttaatttatagaaaaacaCTTTACAAATTTTACAAGTCTAATCCCACtgttatcaaataaattaaatattaaataaaatataattttaatataggaTGCGAATGAAAATAGAGTTGAGCTTGATCGATCTGCAAAATAAAAGTTATAAGACGATTGGTGTTTATGGATAATTACTCTGATACTCAAGTTAATCTATTAGTAAAATGggtgaatgtaatgaattgcttTTGGTTTAGAATGAGAGTGTAATAATGTGTATCTTCAATTTTGTGTATGTGttgcttttatattgtaaaaagatGAAACTAGTTATTAAATCTGCGACAAATCCGATTGGTACCGGCTAATGGATAGGAATTCCGTATTTAAAGGTATAGTGGAAATTTGCTAGATTACGTTCATTAACTGTAACTTTTTATGAATACTCGATCGACTTAAAAGAGAGCGAGTCTTGGTGAAGCACCAAGTGTTACGGGATATGGGCGAGATATCTGCGACCGCGTGTCAGTTTATTAAATACTTGTCACGTGGTCCAGTCTTATGCTATTACTATATTGCATCAGAAGTTCTCTACTGGCTTTTGATTCTTCAGATTTGAAAGTTACGGTTGTTTTTACGATTTTGGATACATGCTTATTTGGATTGACTCTTTATGCTCGCGTTGTTTTGCCTGTTCCTGGCCTTAAATAATAATTACCTTATTTCTTGAGTCACATTTATACCTGCTATCAAAATTTCAGTATAAAAACACTTTTTCTCCTCCTATTACTATTTTTACCTTCAACTATCACAGCACTTTGAAAAATACTCA includes:
- the LOC110619925 gene encoding dormancy-associated protein homolog 3 isoform X2 → MGLLDQLWDDTVAGPRPENGLGKLRKHPTFNFRSNSGKESDGRTTRSSADEASEEVMRVTRSIMIVKPPGYQNSPPVSPAGSTPPEAESHFGFEEDRHRMRTRRQARLDPGVLLLLTTCEI
- the LOC110619925 gene encoding dormancy-associated protein homolog 3 isoform X1 gives rise to the protein MGLLDQLWDDTVAGPRPENGLGKLRKHPTFNFRSNSGKESDGRTTRSSADEASEEVMRVTRSIMIVKPPGYQNSPPVSPAGSTPPVSPFSGGRESFRFRRRSTSDAYEKASEVGPRSPPPPYNV